The following proteins are encoded in a genomic region of Bradyrhizobium sp. SK17:
- a CDS encoding tripartite tricarboxylate transporter substrate binding protein gives MITRRALMKGAAGIAALVSTPALAETPAWPSRLIKIVVPLPPGGVMDGLTRVVADRMAQRLGQSVIVENKPGANGMIAASAVAGAEPDGYTVLSTMSSIVQNVSLHKLPSYKMSDLLPLAPLGRLPIAFIVPRTLGVATLRDFVEKARSSAKPLSYGTYGLGSSAHIIGEVLMKNTGIKLLQVPYRGEAPALTAILSGEVDSAFVSVGGALAQDEKAQTLAIANPSRMKRYPAIPTFDEAGFPVLGLTGFSGFFAPAATPKAVAARLSKELREIVALPDVNSKLLDLGFEEMSDVTDFAGFVDDEVKRWASVIREFNISI, from the coding sequence ATGATCACGCGACGGGCACTTATGAAGGGCGCAGCCGGCATTGCAGCCCTTGTTTCGACCCCTGCGCTGGCTGAGACGCCCGCCTGGCCCAGTCGGCTGATCAAGATCGTGGTGCCGCTGCCACCCGGCGGCGTGATGGACGGCTTGACGCGGGTGGTCGCCGATCGCATGGCCCAGCGGTTGGGCCAGTCCGTCATCGTGGAAAACAAGCCGGGTGCCAACGGCATGATCGCGGCAAGCGCTGTGGCGGGCGCGGAGCCGGACGGTTACACCGTTCTCTCCACGATGAGCTCGATCGTGCAGAACGTCTCGCTGCACAAATTACCGTCCTACAAGATGTCCGATCTGCTGCCATTGGCGCCTCTCGGCCGCCTGCCGATCGCGTTCATCGTGCCCAGGACCCTCGGCGTCGCGACTTTGCGGGACTTCGTCGAGAAGGCGCGCAGCAGCGCGAAACCACTGAGTTACGGAACCTACGGCCTCGGCTCGAGCGCGCATATCATCGGCGAGGTGCTGATGAAGAACACGGGCATCAAGCTCTTGCAGGTGCCCTATCGCGGCGAGGCCCCGGCACTGACCGCGATCCTTTCCGGCGAAGTGGATAGCGCCTTTGTTTCGGTCGGCGGTGCGTTGGCTCAAGACGAAAAGGCACAAACGCTAGCAATCGCTAACCCGTCGCGGATGAAGCGGTATCCGGCTATCCCGACATTCGACGAGGCGGGATTTCCCGTGCTGGGGCTGACCGGCTTCAGCGGCTTCTTTGCCCCCGCAGCCACGCCAAAGGCCGTCGCGGCTCGATTGAGCAAGGAACTGCGGGAGATTGTCGCGCTTCCAGACGTGAATTCCAAGCTGCTCGACCTCGGGTTCGAGGAAATGAGCGACGTCACCGATTTTGCCGGATTTGTCGACGACGAAGTCAAGCGCTGGGCGTCCGTGATCCGCGAATTCAATATCAGCATATAG
- the hemE gene encoding uroporphyrinogen decarboxylase, with protein MPQDATKKPLIEVLSGRRQDVPPLWMMRQAGRYLPEYRELRARAGGFLDLCFTPEFAAEVTLQPIRRFNFDAAIIFSDILVIPYALGRSVRFEAGEGPRLDPLATPGEIATLATRANFDKLEPVFEALRRVRRELAPDIALIGFCGAPWTVATYMVAGQGTPDQAPARLLAYRHPDAFAGIIDVLVENSIDYLVGQLKAGADCLQIFDTWAGVLPPREFARWSIEPTRRIVAGVRQQVPGARIIGFPRGAGGMLPAYIEQTGVDAVSIDWATEPSMIRERVQGRVAVQGNLDPLALITGGAALDRAVDDVLENFGKGRMIFNLGHGILPETPIAHVEQMVARVRAYKG; from the coding sequence GTGCCCCAGGATGCCACCAAGAAGCCGCTCATCGAGGTCCTGTCCGGCCGCCGGCAGGACGTGCCGCCGCTCTGGATGATGCGGCAGGCCGGCCGTTACCTGCCGGAATATCGCGAGCTGCGCGCCAGGGCCGGCGGTTTTCTGGATCTCTGCTTCACGCCCGAATTCGCGGCCGAGGTCACGTTGCAGCCGATCCGCCGGTTCAACTTCGACGCCGCCATCATCTTCTCCGACATCCTGGTGATCCCCTACGCGCTCGGCCGCTCGGTCCGCTTCGAGGCCGGCGAAGGGCCGCGGCTCGATCCGCTGGCGACGCCTGGCGAGATCGCAACGCTGGCCACGCGGGCCAATTTCGACAAGCTCGAGCCGGTGTTCGAAGCCCTGCGCCGCGTACGCCGCGAGCTTGCGCCCGACATCGCGCTGATCGGCTTCTGCGGCGCGCCATGGACGGTTGCGACCTACATGGTGGCCGGACAGGGCACGCCGGATCAGGCGCCCGCCCGCCTGCTCGCCTATCGCCATCCGGACGCCTTCGCTGGGATCATCGACGTGCTGGTCGAGAACTCGATCGACTATCTCGTCGGCCAACTCAAGGCCGGCGCGGATTGCTTGCAGATCTTCGACACCTGGGCCGGCGTGCTGCCGCCCCGCGAATTCGCCCGCTGGTCGATCGAGCCGACCCGGCGCATCGTTGCCGGGGTACGCCAGCAGGTCCCCGGTGCCAGGATCATCGGCTTCCCGCGCGGCGCCGGCGGCATGCTGCCGGCCTACATCGAGCAGACCGGCGTCGATGCCGTCTCGATCGATTGGGCAACCGAGCCGTCGATGATCCGCGAGCGCGTCCAGGGCCGCGTCGCCGTGCAGGGTAATCTCGATCCGCTGGCGCTGATCACCGGCGGCGCCGCGCTCGACCGCGCGGTGGACGACGTGCTGGAGAATTTCGGCAAGGGGCGGATGATCTTCAATCTCGGTCACGGCATCCTGCCGGAAACGCCGATCGCCCATGTCGAGCAGATGGTCGCGCGGGTGCGCGCGTATAAGGGGTGA